A genomic segment from Blastococcus sp. PRF04-17 encodes:
- a CDS encoding DEAD/DEAH box helicase, translating into MTLVHPVSFESNTTENIEKTVEPTGPTFGQLGLPQLLVTALERRGIRHPFAIQTSALPDALAGRDVLGKAATGSGKTLAFGLPLLARLAEDVRHGRRAPRGLVLVPTRELAQQVHDNLAPLGQATGVQLATVYGGAPMYRQIQQLRRGVDVVIATPGRLQDLISQGEATLAEVVITVLDEADFMADLGFLPVVKELLDQTVPDAQRLLFSATLDGEVDALVRRYLEDPARHEVKRAGDDAPPAEHLAFSLAFRDKLQVATELAGRPGRTIVFARTQLGVDRLTENLKAAGIKAEAIHGGLPQSARRRALEEFTDARSPVLVATDVAARGIHVDDVSLVLHYDPPNDVKTYLHRSGRTARAGAAGLVVSLLLPDQVGQAKRRYRSAKLDPRVDRIRPGDPAIAELVASGVHVEPKERTQRDMRRGGGGPGGRPRRDGDRPGGHRGGPRRSFGDKPRPAGDRPYGDRHRSSGRPSRHSS; encoded by the coding sequence TCGGCCTGCCCCAGCTGCTGGTGACCGCGCTCGAGCGCCGCGGCATCCGCCACCCCTTCGCCATCCAGACCTCTGCGCTACCCGACGCACTCGCCGGCCGCGACGTGCTCGGCAAGGCCGCCACCGGCTCGGGCAAGACCCTCGCCTTCGGCCTGCCGCTGCTCGCCCGCCTGGCCGAGGACGTCCGCCACGGCCGCCGTGCGCCACGCGGCCTGGTGCTCGTGCCGACCCGTGAACTCGCCCAGCAGGTGCACGACAACCTGGCGCCCCTCGGCCAGGCCACCGGCGTGCAGCTCGCCACCGTCTACGGCGGCGCGCCCATGTACCGCCAGATCCAGCAGCTGCGCCGCGGCGTGGACGTCGTCATCGCCACTCCCGGCCGGCTGCAGGACCTGATCAGCCAGGGCGAGGCCACCCTCGCCGAGGTCGTCATCACGGTGCTCGACGAGGCCGACTTCATGGCCGACCTGGGCTTCCTCCCGGTCGTCAAGGAGCTCCTGGACCAGACCGTCCCCGACGCGCAGCGGCTGCTGTTCTCGGCCACCCTGGACGGGGAGGTCGACGCGCTCGTGCGCCGGTACCTCGAGGACCCGGCCCGGCACGAGGTCAAGCGCGCCGGCGACGACGCCCCGCCCGCCGAGCACCTGGCGTTCAGCCTCGCCTTCCGCGACAAGCTGCAGGTCGCCACCGAACTGGCCGGTCGCCCCGGCCGGACGATCGTCTTCGCCCGCACCCAGCTGGGCGTCGACCGGCTGACCGAGAACCTCAAGGCGGCCGGCATCAAGGCCGAGGCGATCCACGGCGGGCTGCCGCAGTCCGCGCGCCGGAGGGCCCTGGAGGAGTTCACCGACGCCCGTTCGCCGGTGCTCGTGGCCACCGACGTCGCCGCCCGCGGCATCCACGTGGACGACGTCTCGCTGGTCCTGCACTACGACCCGCCGAACGACGTGAAGACCTACCTGCACCGCTCGGGCCGCACGGCGCGTGCCGGTGCCGCGGGTCTGGTCGTCTCGCTGCTCCTGCCCGACCAGGTCGGCCAGGCCAAGCGCCGCTACCGGTCGGCGAAGCTCGACCCGCGCGTCGACCGGATCCGCCCCGGCGACCCGGCGATCGCCGAGCTGGTCGCCTCCGGCGTCCACGTCGAGCCGAAGGAGCGCACGCAGCGCGACATGCGGCGCGGCGGCGGTGGCCCTGGTGGCCGTCCGCGTCGGGACGGCGATCGTCCGGGCGGCCACCGCGGCGGCCCGCGCCGGTCGTTCGGCGACAAGCCGCGCCCGGCCGGCGACCGCCCCTACGGCGACCGTCACCGCAGCTCCGGTCGGCCCTCGCGCCACAGCAGCTAG